In Streptomyces seoulensis, the following are encoded in one genomic region:
- a CDS encoding 2Fe-2S iron-sulfur cluster-binding protein codes for MTDDQRGHEDDTSRGGGRWNPLPQGEYDDGATAFVQLPEGGIDALLAGDSPLAAPGHGYVPPRITTPPEGEDAWGAPQEGWPAQDSVPAQQPHGDDRFTYQPESQGHWAPGESAAASGHDVTGQWSVPVAGGDLPDESGEFTTSALAEQWGAAPPVLPGGAAAPWVTDTIGGAWGPQEPAAAEQETASDAEAAPVADAEPVDGPAEPAEADESPVEAPEGVSEGPSGEDATEEAEAAPEAVEEPLAAEAADSADEDAETTGATGDEAPPPPPQDEHPLASYVLRVNGADRPVTDAWIGESLLYVLRERLGLAGAKDGCSQGECGACNVQVDGRLVASCLVPAVTAAGSEVRTVEGLASGGRPSDVQRALARCGAVQCGFCVPGIAMTLHDLLEGNPAPTELETRQALCGNLCRCSGYRGVLDAVRDVVAEREAGLDAEPDDTAGRIPHQAGPGSGGVHPSAFEAPGAFGAFGAPHDPHHGQDGGQA; via the coding sequence GTGACCGACGACCAGCGCGGACACGAGGACGACACGTCCCGGGGCGGCGGCCGCTGGAACCCGCTGCCCCAGGGCGAGTACGACGACGGCGCGACCGCCTTCGTCCAGCTCCCCGAGGGCGGCATCGACGCCCTGCTGGCCGGTGACAGCCCGCTGGCCGCGCCGGGCCACGGCTACGTGCCGCCCCGGATAACGACCCCGCCGGAGGGCGAGGACGCGTGGGGCGCGCCCCAGGAGGGCTGGCCCGCGCAGGACAGCGTCCCGGCCCAGCAGCCGCACGGGGACGACCGGTTCACCTATCAGCCGGAGTCGCAGGGGCACTGGGCTCCCGGGGAGAGCGCCGCCGCGTCCGGTCACGACGTCACCGGGCAGTGGTCCGTGCCGGTCGCCGGGGGCGATCTGCCGGACGAGTCCGGCGAGTTCACCACCTCCGCGCTGGCCGAGCAGTGGGGCGCCGCCCCGCCCGTCCTGCCCGGCGGCGCGGCCGCGCCCTGGGTCACGGACACGATCGGCGGGGCGTGGGGTCCGCAGGAGCCCGCGGCGGCCGAGCAGGAGACCGCCTCTGACGCGGAGGCCGCTCCCGTCGCCGATGCCGAACCGGTTGACGGGCCCGCCGAGCCCGCCGAGGCCGACGAGAGCCCCGTGGAGGCCCCTGAGGGCGTCTCTGAGGGGCCGTCGGGCGAGGACGCGACCGAGGAGGCCGAGGCGGCCCCCGAGGCCGTGGAGGAGCCCCTCGCGGCCGAGGCGGCGGACAGCGCCGACGAGGACGCCGAGACCACTGGGGCCACTGGGGACGAGGCACCGCCACCCCCGCCCCAGGACGAACACCCCCTCGCCTCCTACGTGCTGCGCGTCAACGGCGCCGACCGGCCCGTCACCGACGCCTGGATCGGCGAGTCGCTGCTCTACGTACTGCGCGAGCGCCTCGGTCTCGCGGGCGCCAAGGACGGCTGCTCGCAGGGCGAGTGCGGCGCGTGCAACGTCCAGGTCGACGGCCGGCTCGTGGCCTCCTGCCTGGTCCCGGCGGTCACCGCCGCGGGCAGCGAGGTCCGTACCGTCGAGGGCCTGGCGAGCGGCGGCCGCCCCTCCGACGTCCAGCGGGCGCTGGCCCGGTGCGGAGCCGTGCAGTGCGGCTTCTGCGTACCCGGCATCGCCATGACCCTGCACGACCTGCTGGAGGGCAACCCCGCCCCCACCGAGCTGGAGACCCGCCAGGCGCTCTGCGGCAACCTCTGCCGCTGCTCCGGCTACCGGGGCGTGCTCGACGCCGTCCGTGACGTCGTCGCCGAGCGTGAGGCCGGCCTCGACGCCGAGCCGGACGACACCGCCGGGCGCATCCCGCACCAGGCGGGCCCCGGCTCCGGCGGCGTACACCCCTCGGCGTTCGAAGCACCCGGCGCCTTCGGCGCGTTCGGTGCCCCGCACGACCCGCACCACGGCCAGGACGGAGGCCAGGCGTGA
- a CDS encoding FAD binding domain-containing protein, with protein sequence MTTHAPQAAQAVTLPTTLDEAVAALTAMPAAVPVAGGTDLMAAVNSGQLRPAALVGLGRISEIRGWQYQDGHALLGAGLTHARMGRPDFAALIPALAAAARAAGPPHIRNAGTLGGNIASAAPTGDALPVLAALEATLIVAGPDGARREVPVSHLLAGVEMLRGGELIGYVRVPLLHAPQVFLKATGRTGPGRSVASVALVLDPARRGVRCAVGAIAPMPLRPLDAEQWVAQLIDWDNDRALVPEALQAFGEYVAAACIPDPVPEPDGTVVPLPPAVLHLRRTVAALARRALGRALS encoded by the coding sequence TTGACCACGCACGCACCGCAGGCGGCACAGGCCGTCACGCTGCCCACGACGCTGGACGAGGCGGTGGCGGCCCTGACCGCCATGCCCGCCGCGGTCCCCGTCGCCGGCGGCACCGACCTCATGGCGGCCGTCAACTCCGGGCAGCTCAGGCCCGCCGCGCTGGTCGGCCTCGGCCGGATCAGCGAGATCCGCGGCTGGCAGTACCAGGACGGCCACGCGCTCCTCGGCGCCGGCCTCACCCACGCCCGCATGGGCCGCCCCGACTTCGCCGCGCTCATCCCGGCGCTCGCCGCCGCCGCGCGCGCCGCCGGACCGCCGCACATCCGCAACGCGGGCACCCTCGGCGGCAACATCGCCTCCGCCGCGCCCACCGGCGACGCGCTGCCGGTGCTGGCCGCGCTGGAGGCGACGCTGATCGTCGCCGGCCCTGACGGCGCCCGCCGCGAGGTCCCCGTCTCGCACCTGCTGGCCGGGGTCGAGATGCTCCGCGGCGGCGAACTCATCGGCTACGTCCGGGTTCCGCTGCTGCACGCCCCCCAGGTCTTCCTCAAGGCCACCGGACGCACCGGGCCCGGCCGCTCGGTCGCCTCGGTCGCCCTCGTCCTCGACCCCGCCCGGCGCGGAGTGCGGTGCGCGGTCGGTGCCATAGCGCCGATGCCGCTGCGCCCGCTGGACGCCGAGCAGTGGGTCGCGCAGCTCATCGACTGGGACAACGACCGCGCCCTCGTCCCCGAAGCCCTCCAGGCGTTCGGCGAGTACGTCGCCGCGGCCTGCATCCCCGACCCGGTGCCGGAGCCGGACGGCACGGTCGTCCCGCTGCCGCCCGCGGTACTGCACCTGCGGCGCACCGTCGCCGCGCTGGCACGACGAGCACTGGGGAGGGCGCTGTCGTGA
- a CDS encoding IclR family transcriptional regulator, translated as MTAETSQTLDRGLRVLKLLADTDHGLTVTELSGKLGVNRTVVYRLLATLEQHALVRRDLGGRARVGLGVLRLGRQVHPLVREAALPALRSLAEDIGATAHLTLVDGTEALAVAVVEPTWTDYHVAYRAGFRHPLERGAAGKAILAARHAPAADPGYTLTHGELEAGASGAAAPLLGVTGVEGSVGVVMLTDAVPERVGRRVMEAAREVADALR; from the coding sequence GTGACCGCGGAGACCTCCCAGACGCTCGACCGGGGACTGCGCGTCCTCAAGCTGCTCGCCGACACGGACCACGGCCTGACCGTCACCGAGCTGTCCGGCAAGCTCGGGGTGAACCGGACGGTGGTGTACCGGTTGCTGGCCACGCTGGAGCAGCACGCGCTCGTCCGCCGTGACCTCGGCGGCCGCGCCCGCGTCGGTCTCGGGGTACTGCGGCTCGGCCGCCAGGTGCATCCGCTGGTACGGGAGGCGGCCCTGCCCGCGCTGCGCTCGCTGGCCGAGGACATCGGCGCCACGGCCCATCTGACCCTGGTCGACGGTACGGAGGCGCTCGCCGTCGCCGTGGTCGAGCCGACCTGGACGGACTACCACGTCGCCTACCGCGCGGGCTTCCGCCACCCCCTGGAACGCGGCGCCGCGGGCAAGGCCATCCTCGCCGCCCGTCACGCCCCGGCCGCCGACCCCGGCTACACCCTCACCCACGGCGAACTCGAGGCCGGCGCGAGCGGCGCCGCCGCCCCCCTCCTGGGCGTCACGGGCGTGGAGGGCAGCGTCGGAGTCGTCATGCTGACCGACGCGGTCCCGGAGCGGGTGGGCCGCCGGGTGATGGAAGCGGCGCGCGAGGTCGCGGACGCGCTTAGGTAG
- a CDS encoding SUKH-4 family immunity protein has protein sequence MSMTDAGVTAITLTEAELGRWVTHAPTRGLLAGPGLPPDTGPLTFAPLRAHGLRRLADATEGPCRLADELRDRLVIGELLNPAGMERESILLDGATGELTTAYLAAPTGARPFAPSLTTVLRFAAVTEELAGLRGRFASLVGQYGPAVAGEASRRLLTLFEAGTDGAVPAYWKAAALIRPLALVPSPGSAGLALEMPGRLLDAEFGHGRVARFEETDFPPTLTHEPTRRFLRETGLPEEVVDTELLLATLTEYYADDSEPDHLIRLGALTPDTTLVLDGRTGAILTHSGTTLHPLNTDASTLAYTLWLLHHHRTIDTHLSGELTTLAYDQLAATMLDTLAVLDPTGASAGGPWHYWTELLRGEAGGGL, from the coding sequence ATGAGCATGACCGATGCCGGGGTCACGGCGATCACGCTGACCGAGGCCGAGCTGGGCCGCTGGGTCACGCACGCGCCGACGCGCGGGCTGCTCGCCGGACCCGGACTGCCCCCGGACACCGGCCCGCTGACCTTTGCCCCGTTGCGCGCGCACGGGCTGCGCAGGCTCGCCGACGCGACCGAGGGCCCGTGCCGGCTGGCGGACGAACTGCGGGACCGGCTGGTCATCGGGGAGTTGCTCAATCCGGCCGGGATGGAGCGCGAGTCGATCCTGCTCGACGGCGCGACGGGTGAGCTGACCACCGCCTACCTCGCCGCCCCGACCGGCGCGCGCCCCTTCGCACCGTCCCTCACCACCGTGCTGCGCTTCGCCGCCGTCACCGAGGAACTGGCGGGCCTGCGCGGCCGGTTCGCCTCCCTCGTGGGGCAGTACGGGCCGGCTGTCGCCGGTGAGGCGTCCCGCCGGCTGCTGACGCTGTTCGAGGCGGGGACGGACGGCGCGGTCCCGGCGTACTGGAAGGCGGCGGCGCTGATCCGCCCGCTCGCCCTGGTCCCGTCGCCGGGGTCGGCCGGGCTGGCCCTGGAGATGCCGGGGCGGCTGCTGGACGCGGAGTTCGGGCACGGGCGCGTGGCCCGCTTCGAGGAGACCGACTTCCCGCCGACGCTCACCCACGAGCCGACGCGGCGCTTCCTGCGTGAGACGGGGCTGCCGGAGGAGGTGGTCGACACGGAGCTGCTGCTGGCGACGCTCACCGAGTACTACGCCGACGACTCCGAGCCCGACCACCTGATCCGCCTCGGCGCCCTGACCCCCGACACCACCCTCGTCCTCGACGGCCGGACCGGCGCCATCCTCACCCACTCCGGCACCACCCTCCACCCCCTCAACACCGACGCCTCCACCCTCGCCTACACCCTCTGGCTCCTCCACCACCACCGCACCATCGACACCCACCTCTCCGGCGAACTGACGACCCTCGCGTACGACCAACTGGCAGCGACGATGCTCGACACACTGGCGGTACTGGACCCGACGGGGGCGTCTGCCGGGGGGCCTTGGCACTACTGGACGGAGCTGCTGCGGGGGGAGGCGGGCGGGGGGCTCTGA
- a CDS encoding DEAD/DEAH box helicase, producing the protein MTTTAASASNHLSPAFPGRAPWGTASKLRAWQQGAMDKYIQEQPRDFLAVATPGAGKTTFALTLASWLLHHHVVQQVTVVAPTEHLKKQWAEAAARIGIKLDPEYSAGPVGKDYHGVAVTYAGVGVRPMLHRNRSEQRKTLVILDEIHHAGDSKSWGEACLEAFEPATRRLALTGTPFRSDTNPIPFVTYEEGNDGIRRSSADYTYGYGNALADHVVRPVIFLSYSGQMRWRTKAGDEIAARLGEPMTKDAVSQAWRTALDPRGEWMPSVLRAADQRLTEVRKAIPDAGALVIASDQDSARAYAKLIRELTGTKATLVLSDDAGASKRIDDFSASSDRWMVAVRMVSEGVDVPRLAVGVYATTISTPLFFAQAVGRFVRSRRRGETASVFLPTVPDLLTFANEMEKERDHALDKPKKQGEEDPYAESEKEMDEANKQQDEDTGEQEQFSFEALESEAVFDRVLYDGAEFGMQAHPGSEEEQDYLGIPGLLEPEQVQLLLQKRQARQIAHSKKRPDTEADLLELPAERRPVVSHKEMMELRKQLNTMVSAYVHQSGKPHGVIHTELRRVCGGPASAEATAGQLKQRIAKMGEWATRMR; encoded by the coding sequence GTGACTACCACCGCCGCTTCCGCCTCGAACCATCTGTCCCCCGCCTTTCCCGGCCGGGCCCCCTGGGGCACCGCCAGCAAGCTGCGTGCCTGGCAGCAGGGGGCGATGGACAAGTACATCCAGGAGCAGCCGCGTGACTTCCTCGCCGTCGCCACGCCCGGCGCCGGCAAGACGACCTTCGCGCTGACGCTGGCCTCCTGGCTGCTGCACCACCACGTCGTGCAGCAGGTGACCGTCGTCGCGCCGACCGAGCACCTGAAGAAGCAGTGGGCGGAGGCCGCCGCGCGGATAGGGATCAAGCTCGACCCGGAGTACAGCGCGGGCCCGGTCGGCAAGGACTACCACGGGGTCGCGGTCACCTACGCCGGTGTCGGCGTACGCCCGATGCTGCACCGCAACCGCTCCGAGCAGCGCAAGACGCTGGTGATCCTGGACGAGATCCACCACGCCGGCGACTCCAAGTCCTGGGGCGAGGCGTGCCTGGAGGCGTTCGAGCCCGCGACCCGGCGCCTGGCGCTGACCGGTACGCCGTTCCGCTCGGACACCAACCCGATCCCCTTCGTCACGTACGAGGAGGGCAACGACGGTATCCGGCGCTCCTCCGCCGACTACACCTACGGCTACGGCAACGCGCTCGCCGACCACGTCGTCCGCCCCGTCATCTTCCTCAGCTACAGCGGCCAGATGCGCTGGCGCACCAAGGCGGGCGACGAGATCGCCGCCCGGCTCGGCGAGCCGATGACCAAGGACGCGGTCAGCCAGGCGTGGCGCACCGCGCTCGACCCGCGCGGCGAGTGGATGCCGAGCGTGCTGCGCGCCGCCGACCAGCGGCTCACCGAGGTCAGGAAGGCCATCCCGGACGCCGGCGCCCTCGTCATCGCCTCCGACCAGGACTCCGCCCGCGCCTACGCCAAGCTGATCCGTGAGCTGACCGGCACCAAGGCCACCCTCGTCCTCTCCGACGACGCGGGCGCCTCCAAGCGCATCGACGACTTCAGCGCGAGCAGCGACCGCTGGATGGTCGCGGTCCGCATGGTGTCCGAGGGCGTCGACGTGCCCCGCCTCGCCGTCGGCGTGTACGCCACCACCATCTCCACCCCGCTGTTCTTCGCCCAGGCCGTCGGCCGTTTCGTGCGGTCCCGGCGGCGCGGCGAGACCGCGTCCGTGTTCCTGCCCACCGTCCCCGACCTGCTGACCTTCGCCAACGAGATGGAGAAGGAGCGGGACCACGCCCTCGACAAGCCGAAGAAGCAGGGCGAGGAGGACCCGTACGCCGAGTCCGAGAAGGAGATGGACGAGGCGAACAAGCAGCAGGACGAGGACACCGGGGAGCAGGAGCAGTTCTCCTTCGAGGCGCTGGAGTCCGAGGCCGTCTTCGACCGCGTCCTCTACGACGGCGCCGAGTTCGGCATGCAGGCCCACCCGGGAAGCGAGGAGGAGCAGGACTACCTCGGCATCCCCGGACTGCTGGAGCCCGAGCAGGTGCAGCTGCTGCTGCAGAAGCGGCAGGCCCGGCAGATCGCGCACAGCAAGAAGCGCCCGGACACCGAGGCCGACCTGCTGGAACTGCCCGCCGAGCGGCGCCCGGTGGTCAGCCACAAGGAGATGATGGAGCTGCGCAAGCAGCTCAACACCATGGTCAGCGCCTACGTCCACCAGAGCGGCAAGCCGCACGGCGTGATCCACACCGAGCTGCGCCGGGTCTGCGGCGGACCGGCGAGCGCGGAGGCGACCGCCGGCCAGCTCAAGCAGCGCATCGCCAAGATGGGGGAGTGGGCGACCCGGATGCGCTGA
- a CDS encoding MFS transporter yields MAALDSSDSVVVDPARPEDLGGVLGRAHRALSVGIVSVVLLIAFEATAIGTVMPVAARELDGVSLYAFAFSGYFTTSLTGMVLAGQWADRRGPLAALATGIGAFAGGLVVSGTAQVMWVFILGRAVQGFGGGLVIVAVYVVVGRAYPERLRPAIMAGFAAAWVVPSIVGPLASGAVAEHLGWRWVFLGIPLLVLLPLGLALPQIRRRAAGPVDHAAGTPAFDRRRIRLALAVSLGAGLVQYAAQDLKPLSLVPGVLGAALLVPAVLRLLPKGTYRAVRGLPSVVLLRGLSAGSFIAAESFVPLMLVTQRGLSPTLAGFSLAAGGLTWAAASWVQSRDRMEPYRERLMTFGMVLVAAAVAVAPTVLVPAVPVWTVAVAWGFGCFGMGLVISSTSVLLLKLSAPSEAGANSAALQISDALSNVVLLATAGAAFAALGSDGTPAFAAVFLPMAAVALVGAWVTTRLRASG; encoded by the coding sequence ATGGCCGCGCTTGATTCTTCCGACAGTGTTGTCGTCGACCCGGCCCGCCCGGAGGACCTGGGTGGGGTGCTCGGGCGGGCGCATCGGGCGCTCAGTGTGGGGATCGTTTCCGTTGTGCTGCTGATCGCCTTCGAGGCGACGGCCATCGGGACCGTGATGCCGGTCGCGGCGCGGGAGCTGGACGGGGTGTCGCTGTACGCGTTCGCGTTCTCCGGGTACTTCACGACCAGCCTCACCGGGATGGTGCTCGCCGGGCAGTGGGCGGACCGGCGGGGGCCGCTGGCCGCGCTGGCCACCGGGATCGGGGCGTTCGCGGGCGGGCTGGTGGTGTCCGGGACCGCGCAGGTGATGTGGGTGTTCATCCTGGGGCGCGCGGTGCAGGGGTTCGGGGGCGGGCTGGTGATCGTCGCCGTGTACGTGGTCGTCGGCCGGGCCTACCCCGAGCGGCTGCGGCCCGCGATCATGGCGGGCTTCGCCGCCGCGTGGGTCGTGCCGTCCATCGTCGGACCGCTCGCCTCCGGCGCCGTCGCGGAGCACCTCGGCTGGCGGTGGGTGTTCCTCGGCATCCCGCTGCTCGTACTGCTGCCCCTGGGCCTCGCCCTCCCGCAGATCCGGCGCCGGGCGGCCGGACCCGTGGACCACGCCGCCGGCACCCCCGCCTTCGACCGGCGCCGTATCCGGCTGGCGCTCGCCGTCTCGCTGGGCGCGGGCCTCGTGCAGTACGCGGCGCAGGATCTCAAGCCCCTCTCGCTGGTGCCCGGCGTCCTCGGCGCCGCCCTGCTGGTGCCCGCCGTGCTGCGGCTGCTGCCGAAGGGGACGTACCGGGCGGTGCGGGGGCTGCCCTCGGTCGTGCTGCTGCGCGGGCTGTCGGCGGGGTCGTTCATCGCGGCGGAGTCCTTCGTACCGCTGATGCTCGTCACCCAGCGGGGGCTGTCGCCGACGCTCGCCGGGTTCTCACTGGCGGCGGGCGGGCTGACGTGGGCTGCGGCGTCGTGGGTGCAGTCGCGGGACCGGATGGAGCCGTACCGGGAGCGGCTGATGACCTTCGGGATGGTGCTGGTGGCGGCCGCCGTCGCCGTCGCGCCCACGGTGCTCGTACCCGCCGTACCGGTGTGGACCGTCGCCGTCGCGTGGGGGTTCGGCTGCTTCGGGATGGGGCTGGTGATCTCCTCCACCAGCGTCCTCCTGCTCAAGCTCTCCGCCCCCTCCGAGGCCGGCGCCAACTCCGCCGCCCTCCAGATCTCCGACGCCCTCTCCAACGTCGTCCTCCTCGCCACTGCGGGCGCGGCCTTCGCCGCCCTGGGCAGCGACGGCACCCCCGCCTTCGCGGCGGTCTTCCTGCCCATGGCGGCGGTCGCGCTGGTGGGGGCATGGGTGACGACGCGGCTACGGGCTTCGGGCTGA
- a CDS encoding xanthine dehydrogenase family protein molybdopterin-binding subunit has translation MSDEAATATTAAEAPAAEPLAHGLGASLPHADARAKTEGTFPYAADLWAEGLLWAAVLRSPHAHARIVSIDTTHARAMPGVRAVVTHEDVPGTSRHGRGTPDRPVFASEVVRHHGEPIAAVAADHPDTARMAAAAVIVEYEPLDPVTDPERAFEAEPLHPDGNLIRHIPLRHGDPEAAGEIVVEGLYRIGRQDPAPIGAEAGLAVPRPDGGVELYLASTDPHSDRNTAAACFGLPADRVKIVVTGVPGATADREDQGFQLPLGLLALRTGCPVKLTASREESFLGHAHRHPTLLRYRHHADAEGRLVKVEAQILLDAGAYADTSADALAAAVSFACGPYVVPNAFIEGWAVRTNNPPSGHVRGEGAMQVCAAYEAQMDKLAKKLGLDPAEVRLRNVLATGDVLPIGQTVTCPAPVAELLTAVRDFPLPALPKDGPEEDWLLPGGPEGAGEPGAVRRGVGYGLGMVHMLGAEGTDEVSTATVRVHDGVATVICAAVESGQGFTTLARQIVQETLGIDEVHVAPVDTDQPPAGPGCRGRHTWVSGGAVERAAKMVRTQLLQPLAHQFGMSTELLQIADGKITSYDGVLSTTVTEALEGKELWATAQCRPHPTEPLDGAGQGDAFVGLAFCAIRAVVDVDVELGSVRVVELAVAQDVGRVLNPAQLVARIEGGVTQGVGIALTENLRTPRGLIRHPDLTGYALPTALDAPEIRIVKLVEERDVVAPFGAKPVSAVPVVTSPAAIASAVRAATGRPVNRLPIRPQAAVVNAR, from the coding sequence GTGAGCGACGAAGCCGCCACCGCGACCACGGCGGCGGAAGCCCCCGCGGCCGAGCCGCTGGCCCACGGCCTGGGCGCCTCGCTGCCCCACGCCGACGCCCGCGCCAAGACCGAGGGCACCTTCCCGTACGCGGCCGATCTGTGGGCCGAGGGCCTGCTGTGGGCCGCCGTGCTGCGCTCCCCGCACGCGCACGCGCGCATCGTCTCCATCGACACCACGCACGCGCGCGCCATGCCCGGCGTACGGGCCGTCGTCACCCACGAGGACGTGCCCGGCACCTCCCGGCACGGCCGGGGCACCCCGGACCGCCCGGTGTTCGCCTCCGAGGTGGTCCGCCACCACGGCGAGCCCATCGCCGCCGTCGCCGCCGACCACCCCGACACCGCGCGGATGGCCGCCGCCGCCGTCATCGTCGAGTACGAGCCGCTGGACCCGGTCACCGACCCCGAGCGCGCCTTCGAGGCCGAGCCGCTGCACCCGGACGGCAACCTGATCCGGCACATCCCGCTGCGCCACGGCGACCCCGAGGCGGCCGGCGAGATCGTCGTGGAGGGCCTGTACCGGATCGGCCGCCAGGACCCCGCGCCCATCGGCGCCGAGGCCGGGCTCGCCGTACCGCGCCCGGACGGCGGGGTGGAGCTGTACCTCGCCTCCACCGACCCGCACAGCGACCGCAACACCGCCGCCGCCTGCTTCGGGCTGCCCGCCGACCGGGTGAAGATCGTCGTCACCGGGGTGCCCGGCGCCACCGCCGACCGCGAGGACCAGGGCTTCCAGCTGCCGCTCGGCCTGCTCGCGCTGCGCACCGGCTGCCCGGTGAAGCTCACCGCCAGCCGCGAGGAGTCCTTCCTCGGCCACGCCCACCGCCACCCCACCCTGCTGCGCTACCGCCACCACGCGGACGCCGAGGGCAGACTCGTCAAGGTCGAGGCGCAGATCCTGCTGGACGCGGGCGCCTACGCCGACACCTCCGCCGACGCCCTGGCCGCCGCGGTCTCCTTCGCGTGCGGCCCCTATGTCGTGCCGAACGCCTTCATCGAGGGCTGGGCCGTACGCACCAACAACCCGCCCTCCGGCCATGTGCGCGGCGAGGGCGCGATGCAGGTGTGCGCCGCCTACGAGGCGCAGATGGACAAGCTGGCCAAGAAGCTGGGCCTGGACCCGGCCGAGGTGCGGCTGCGCAACGTCCTGGCCACCGGCGACGTGCTCCCCATCGGCCAGACCGTGACCTGCCCGGCCCCGGTCGCCGAACTCCTCACCGCCGTACGGGACTTCCCGCTCCCGGCGCTGCCCAAGGACGGCCCCGAGGAGGACTGGCTGCTGCCCGGCGGCCCCGAGGGCGCGGGCGAGCCGGGCGCGGTGCGCCGGGGCGTCGGCTACGGCCTCGGCATGGTGCACATGCTCGGCGCCGAGGGCACCGACGAGGTCTCCACCGCGACCGTGCGCGTCCACGACGGCGTCGCCACCGTGATCTGCGCGGCCGTGGAGTCCGGGCAGGGGTTCACCACGCTGGCCCGGCAGATCGTGCAGGAGACGCTCGGCATCGACGAGGTGCACGTCGCCCCGGTCGACACCGACCAGCCCCCGGCCGGTCCCGGCTGCCGGGGCCGCCACACCTGGGTCTCCGGCGGGGCGGTGGAGCGGGCGGCCAAGATGGTCCGCACCCAGCTCCTCCAGCCGCTGGCCCACCAGTTCGGCATGTCCACCGAGCTGCTCCAGATCGCCGACGGCAAGATCACCTCGTACGACGGGGTGCTCTCCACCACCGTCACCGAGGCGCTGGAGGGCAAGGAACTGTGGGCCACCGCCCAGTGCCGCCCGCACCCCACCGAGCCGCTGGACGGCGCCGGGCAGGGTGACGCGTTCGTCGGGCTCGCCTTCTGCGCGATCCGCGCGGTGGTCGACGTCGACGTGGAGCTGGGCTCGGTACGGGTGGTGGAGCTGGCGGTCGCGCAGGACGTGGGCCGGGTGCTCAACCCCGCGCAGCTGGTGGCGCGCATCGAGGGCGGGGTCACGCAGGGCGTGGGCATCGCGCTCACCGAGAACCTCCGTACGCCGCGCGGGCTGATCCGCCATCCCGACCTCACCGGGTACGCGCTGCCGACCGCGCTGGACGCGCCGGAGATCCGGATCGTGAAGCTGGTCGAGGAGCGGGACGTGGTGGCGCCGTTCGGCGCGAAGCCGGTCAGCGCGGTGCCGGTGGTGACGTCCCCGGCGGCGATCGCGTCGGCGGTCCGGGCGGCGACCGGGCGTCCGGTGAACCGGCTGCCGATCCGGCCGCAGGCGGCCGTGGTCAACGCGCGGTGA